A genome region from Actinomycetes bacterium includes the following:
- a CDS encoding DHA2 family efflux MFS transporter permease subunit — MTELDHRGRWLALFVLCSGSLMIVLDSTIVNVALPSIREDLGFSESSLAWVVNAYLLTFGGFLLLGGRLGDLFGHRRLFVGGLTLFTAASLACGLASSQTFLVAARAVQGLGGAVVSVVAFSIVMTLFTEPAERTKAMGVIGFVSAGGGSVGVLAGGVLTDLLDWHWIFLVNIPVGVAVIAASLVLLPGGSGLGAAKVDVAGAVTVTTALMTAVYAIVNGNEAGWASRQTLGLLAVSVVLLVAFLVIEHRSAAPLVPLSLFRLRSVAVANVVGVLWAAAMFAWFFLSALYLQLVLGYDPLQVGLAFLPSNLIMMAFSLGLSAKMVMRFGTRVPLALGLAISSVGLVLFSRAPVDGTFVTDVLPAMLLLGIGAGMAFNPVLLSAMSEVEPKDAGLASGVVNTSFMMGGALGLAVLASLAAWRTGDLVAGGTEQVAALNSGYQVAFLAGAVAALAAGVIGGVFLRTVPMSDPHAAGAPADAGSLPGPRDERDQRDERDERDDEYARV; from the coding sequence ATGACCGAGCTCGACCACCGCGGCCGCTGGCTGGCCCTCTTCGTCCTGTGCAGCGGATCGCTGATGATCGTCCTCGACTCGACGATCGTGAACGTGGCCCTGCCCTCGATCCGCGAGGACCTCGGCTTCTCCGAGTCCTCGCTGGCCTGGGTCGTCAACGCCTACCTGCTGACCTTCGGCGGCTTCCTGCTGCTGGGCGGCCGGCTCGGCGACCTCTTCGGTCACCGTCGGCTCTTCGTCGGCGGTCTCACGCTCTTCACCGCGGCCTCGCTGGCTTGCGGCCTGGCCTCGTCGCAGACGTTCCTCGTCGCCGCGCGAGCGGTCCAGGGGCTCGGTGGCGCCGTCGTGTCGGTCGTCGCGTTCTCGATCGTGATGACGCTGTTCACCGAGCCGGCCGAGCGCACCAAGGCGATGGGGGTCATCGGCTTCGTCAGCGCCGGCGGCGGCAGCGTCGGGGTGCTGGCCGGCGGTGTGCTCACCGACCTGCTCGACTGGCACTGGATCTTCCTGGTCAACATCCCGGTGGGCGTCGCAGTGATCGCGGCCAGCCTGGTGCTGCTGCCCGGCGGCTCGGGCCTGGGAGCGGCGAAGGTCGACGTCGCCGGCGCGGTCACGGTGACGACCGCCCTGATGACCGCCGTCTACGCGATCGTCAACGGCAACGAGGCGGGCTGGGCCAGCAGGCAGACCCTGGGGCTGCTCGCAGTGAGCGTCGTGCTGCTCGTCGCCTTCCTCGTGATCGAGCACCGGTCGGCGGCGCCGCTCGTGCCGCTGTCGCTGTTCCGCCTTCGCAGCGTGGCGGTCGCCAACGTGGTCGGCGTCCTGTGGGCCGCCGCGATGTTCGCCTGGTTCTTCCTCTCGGCGCTCTACCTGCAGCTGGTGCTCGGCTACGACCCGCTGCAGGTCGGGCTGGCCTTCCTGCCGTCCAACCTGATCATGATGGCCTTCTCGCTCGGCCTGTCCGCCAAGATGGTCATGCGGTTCGGCACCCGGGTGCCGCTGGCGCTCGGGCTGGCGATCTCGTCGGTCGGCCTGGTGCTGTTCTCCCGCGCCCCGGTCGACGGCACGTTCGTCACCGACGTGCTGCCCGCGATGCTGCTCCTGGGCATCGGCGCCGGCATGGCCTTCAACCCGGTGCTGCTGTCCGCGATGAGCGAGGTCGAGCCGAAGGACGCCGGGCTGGCGTCCGGCGTGGTCAACACCTCGTTCATGATGGGCGGCGCCCTGGGCCTGGCGGTCCTCGCGAGCCTCGCTGCGTGGCGCACGGGCGACCTCGTCGCCGGCGGCACAGAGCAGGTCGCGGCGCTCAACAGCGGCTACCAGGTGGCGTTCCTGGCCGGCGCCGTCGCGGCGCTCGCCGCGGGTGTCATCGGAGGCGTCTTCCTGCGCACGGTGCCGATGTCGGACCCGCACGCTGCCGGCGCCCCGGCGGATGCCGGCTCGCTGCCCGGCCCGCGGGACGAGCGCGACCAGCGCGACGAGCGCGACGAGCGCGACGACGAGTACGCCCGCGTCTGA
- a CDS encoding sigma-70 family RNA polymerase sigma factor, with translation MGPALLKNLDATLENHRVELTGYCYRMLGSAFEAEDAVQDTLVRAWKAAERFEGRSSLRSWLYKIATNVCFDMLDGRQRRALPMDMGPARPAADGLPAPMPEAVWLQPVPDARVVPSAADPAEIAELRDTVRLAFITTLQLLPPNQRAVLILREVLAWPAAEVAELLGTSVPSVNSALQRARATLASSGDPHTEKRPLDADEQALVARYVEAFEAYDMDRLTALLAEDASWSMPPFDLWLQTHDDIVEWCLGPGIGCDGSKLVPVQANGSPAFAQYKPDPEGGFSAWSLQVLDVDPDGQRLRGVVFFLDVASSYPMFGLPLHLDA, from the coding sequence GTGGGCCCAGCCCTGCTGAAAAACCTCGACGCGACGCTCGAGAACCACCGGGTCGAGCTGACCGGCTACTGCTACCGGATGCTCGGCTCGGCCTTCGAGGCCGAGGACGCGGTGCAGGACACGCTGGTCCGCGCCTGGAAGGCGGCCGAGCGTTTCGAGGGGCGCTCCTCGCTGCGCTCGTGGCTGTACAAGATCGCGACCAACGTCTGCTTCGACATGCTCGACGGCCGCCAGCGACGGGCCCTGCCGATGGACATGGGTCCGGCCCGCCCCGCGGCGGACGGGCTGCCCGCCCCGATGCCGGAAGCGGTCTGGCTGCAGCCGGTCCCTGACGCCCGCGTCGTGCCGTCCGCGGCCGACCCGGCGGAGATCGCCGAGCTCCGCGACACCGTGCGCCTGGCCTTCATCACGACCCTGCAGCTGCTGCCACCCAACCAGCGTGCCGTCCTGATCCTTCGCGAGGTGCTGGCCTGGCCGGCCGCCGAGGTCGCCGAGCTGCTGGGCACCAGCGTCCCGTCGGTCAACTCCGCCCTGCAACGAGCCCGCGCGACCCTGGCCAGCAGCGGCGACCCCCACACGGAGAAGCGGCCGCTCGACGCCGACGAGCAGGCGCTCGTCGCGCGCTACGTCGAGGCGTTCGAGGCCTACGACATGGACCGGCTCACCGCGCTGCTCGCGGAGGACGCGTCGTGGTCGATGCCGCCGTTCGACCTGTGGCTGCAGACCCACGACGACATCGTCGAGTGGTGCCTCGGCCCCGGCATCGGCTGCGACGGATCCAAGCTGGTGCCCGTCCAGGCCAACGGGTCGCCGGCCTTCGCGCAGTACAAGCCCGACCCCGAGGGCGGGTTCTCCGCCTGGTCGCTGCAGGTGCTCGACGTCGACCCTGACGGTCAGCGGCTGCGCGGCGTCGTCTTCTTCCTCGACGTCGCGTCCTCCTACCCGATGTTCGGCCTGCCGCTGCACCTCGACGCCTGA
- a CDS encoding DUF202 domain-containing protein has protein sequence MAGELEEENEPDYRMSLAAERTYLAYVRTSLALLAAGVAVVGVLPDVGHEGLRRVMGLVLVGTGLLVTATARLRWRAVDRAMRHGRPLPRAPVTTVLTAGTLLAAALAVVLVLLV, from the coding sequence GTGGCCGGAGAGCTCGAGGAAGAGAATGAGCCCGACTACCGGATGAGCCTGGCGGCGGAGCGGACGTACCTCGCGTACGTCCGCACGTCGCTGGCCCTGCTCGCCGCGGGGGTCGCCGTCGTGGGCGTCCTCCCGGACGTAGGGCACGAGGGGCTGCGCCGGGTCATGGGGCTGGTGCTGGTCGGGACCGGGCTGCTGGTCACCGCGACGGCGCGGCTGCGCTGGCGAGCCGTCGACCGGGCGATGCGGCACGGGCGGCCCCTGCCGCGGGCACCTGTCACGACGGTGCTCACCGCCGGCACCCTGCTCGCGGCCGCGCTTGCCGTCGTGCTCGTGCTCCTGGTCTGA
- a CDS encoding GNAT family N-acetyltransferase, translating to MTFDVRPMADADRPAVARLLAETTRQSPAGARRILGYLDRVTLVHLVAVVDGQVVGRSGVARPPMLPEGTVALGVGVTAPSRGRGVGAALFDHAARGVPPGTGRVMGFSDDRDDAAVLPWLARRHFEAFQHSIASELDLTCWQPDAPAPADVTVRVVDPQSTRDDEAVARLYVDSDTSPEADEIGETTWSTQLDAAAAGGTGGRLVLLDVAGVPVAMSLAQQESDTDWEVHYTGVHPSARGRGLARVAKAALHNDLVRLGATRLETYNEAGNAGIRHVNATLGYVRVKGARRHRRDLAAHPLA from the coding sequence ATGACCTTCGACGTCCGGCCGATGGCCGACGCGGACCGCCCCGCTGTCGCCCGGCTGCTGGCCGAGACCACCCGCCAGTCCCCCGCCGGGGCCCGGCGGATCCTGGGGTACCTCGACCGGGTGACCCTGGTCCACCTGGTCGCGGTCGTCGACGGTCAGGTCGTCGGGCGCTCCGGCGTCGCCCGGCCGCCGATGCTGCCGGAGGGCACGGTCGCCCTCGGCGTCGGCGTCACCGCGCCGTCCCGCGGCCGGGGCGTGGGCGCGGCGCTGTTCGACCACGCGGCACGTGGCGTCCCGCCCGGCACCGGACGGGTCATGGGCTTCTCCGACGACCGGGACGACGCGGCCGTCCTCCCCTGGCTGGCCCGACGGCACTTCGAGGCGTTCCAGCACTCGATCGCCAGCGAGCTGGACCTGACCTGCTGGCAGCCGGACGCCCCGGCGCCGGCCGACGTCACCGTCCGGGTGGTCGACCCGCAGTCGACCCGCGACGACGAGGCGGTGGCCCGGCTGTACGTCGACAGCGACACCTCGCCGGAGGCCGACGAGATCGGCGAGACGACCTGGTCGACCCAGCTCGACGCGGCGGCTGCGGGCGGGACGGGAGGCCGGCTGGTCCTGCTGGACGTGGCCGGGGTGCCGGTGGCCATGTCCCTGGCCCAGCAGGAGTCGGACACCGACTGGGAGGTGCACTACACGGGCGTGCACCCGTCGGCGCGCGGCCGCGGCCTGGCCAGGGTCGCGAAGGCCGCGCTGCACAACGACCTGGTGCGGCTCGGCGCCACCCGCCTGGAGACGTACAACGAGGCGGGCAACGCCGGCATCCGGCACGTCAACGCCACGCTCGGCTACGTGCGGGTCAAGGGCGCACGGCGGCACCGGCGTGATCTGGCCGCGCACCCCCTCGCCTGA
- a CDS encoding DUF6158 family protein translates to MTQETSHDRTTGPGAAELADDDLLRELEHLHETRHETFLHGSESALTAHTHRMEALEQEYLRRNPRREVDPDRLRSGRRDDTQEG, encoded by the coding sequence ATGACCCAGGAGACCTCGCACGACCGTACGACGGGGCCAGGCGCTGCCGAGCTCGCCGACGACGACCTGCTGCGCGAGCTCGAGCACCTGCACGAGACCCGGCACGAGACCTTCCTGCACGGGTCCGAGTCGGCCCTGACGGCGCACACCCACCGGATGGAGGCGCTCGAGCAGGAGTACCTGCGCCGCAACCCGCGACGCGAGGTCGACCCCGACCGGTTGCGGTCGGGACGGCGGGACGACACCCAGGAGGGGTGA
- a CDS encoding RidA family protein — MTTEIDAVRPQALHHDVPYAYATVAPAGRLVLTAGACPIDADGVVVAPGDVGRQAAQVMANLELVLREAGCSVGDVLRTTVWVASSDRADLVDAWQVVRETFGTWDPPSTLLGVTVLGFPGQLVEVEATAVRRS, encoded by the coding sequence ATGACGACCGAGATCGACGCCGTACGCCCTCAGGCACTGCACCACGACGTGCCCTACGCCTACGCCACGGTCGCGCCGGCCGGTCGGCTGGTCCTGACTGCGGGTGCCTGCCCGATCGACGCGGACGGCGTCGTCGTGGCCCCGGGTGACGTGGGCCGGCAGGCGGCCCAGGTCATGGCCAACCTGGAACTCGTCCTGCGTGAGGCCGGCTGCTCGGTCGGCGACGTGCTGCGCACCACGGTGTGGGTCGCCAGCAGCGACCGGGCGGACCTGGTCGACGCGTGGCAGGTGGTGCGCGAGACCTTCGGGACGTGGGACCCGCCGAGCACCCTGCTCGGTGTCACCGTGCTCGGCTTCCCCGGCCAGCTGGTCGAGGTCGAGGCGACCGCCGTCCGGCGGTCGTGA
- a CDS encoding DUF2993 domain-containing protein, giving the protein MRTFVVFLLVLAGAAVAGDRVAQHLAAGEAESRLADHGLTDPQVDVGGFPFLTQLAAREFSDVRVTASVLDVEQGTAQDLDVTARGVAAPAGGDVTLGEVEGSGLVTYDEVVARAGVPDLQMRAGDSPDTVRMTSTVQVLGEPVDVVATSRVRATGRTVRVTPRSFELADGTSVGGSLTATLAGRLTVVYPLRDLPDGVTVREVRATADGFEVAVKGRDVVLRDLG; this is encoded by the coding sequence GTGCGCACGTTCGTGGTCTTCCTGCTCGTCCTGGCCGGCGCCGCGGTCGCCGGTGACCGGGTCGCCCAGCACCTTGCGGCTGGCGAGGCCGAGTCCCGCCTCGCCGACCACGGGCTCACCGACCCGCAGGTCGACGTCGGCGGCTTCCCCTTCCTCACCCAGCTGGCCGCGCGCGAGTTCAGCGACGTACGGGTGACGGCGTCGGTCCTGGACGTCGAGCAGGGCACGGCGCAGGACCTCGACGTCACGGCACGTGGTGTGGCCGCGCCGGCGGGCGGGGACGTGACCCTGGGCGAGGTCGAGGGAAGCGGGTTGGTGACGTACGACGAGGTGGTCGCCCGCGCCGGCGTCCCGGACCTGCAGATGCGCGCCGGTGACTCGCCGGACACCGTGCGGATGACCAGCACGGTGCAGGTGCTGGGCGAGCCTGTCGACGTGGTCGCCACCAGCCGGGTCCGGGCGACGGGGCGCACCGTCCGGGTCACCCCGCGGTCCTTCGAGCTCGCCGACGGGACGTCGGTCGGCGGCAGCCTCACCGCGACGCTGGCCGGCCGGCTCACCGTCGTCTACCCGCTGCGCGACCTGCCGGACGGCGTCACGGTGCGCGAGGTGCGGGCGACGGCCGACGGGTTCGAGGTCGCGGTCAAGGGTCGCGACGTGGTGCTGCGCGACCTGGGCTGA
- a CDS encoding plasmid stabilization protein: MATTKQRAAARKNVKKAAGAARAKKSIANMPKSTRTALGKQGAAVAARKRRGGSTPKTRAELYEMARRKDIPGRSRMGRAELAKALGTS; this comes from the coding sequence ATGGCGACGACCAAGCAACGGGCAGCAGCCCGCAAGAACGTGAAGAAGGCGGCCGGCGCCGCCCGGGCGAAGAAGTCCATCGCGAACATGCCCAAGTCCACCCGGACCGCTCTCGGCAAGCAGGGCGCTGCGGTGGCGGCGCGCAAGCGCAGGGGCGGCAGCACGCCGAAGACGCGCGCCGAGCTCTACGAGATGGCCAGGCGGAAGGACATCCCGGGACGGTCCCGGATGGGCCGCGCCGAGCTTGCCAAGGCCCTCGGCACGAGCTGA
- a CDS encoding VOC family protein: protein MEILGLVFAGTATPHRAEMTTLVADVLGLARVADPGMDADLFDLPDGSRFGVADEREPGGGTSRTIGFLVADLDDAVRELRAAGLDVDDPGQTDRQRYAHFVAPDGGLYELVQEI, encoded by the coding sequence GTGGAGATCCTGGGTCTGGTGTTCGCCGGCACGGCGACGCCGCACCGGGCGGAGATGACGACGCTGGTCGCTGACGTGCTGGGTCTGGCGAGGGTCGCCGACCCCGGGATGGACGCCGACCTCTTCGACCTGCCCGACGGTTCACGTTTCGGCGTGGCCGATGAGCGGGAGCCGGGCGGCGGCACGTCGCGCACCATCGGCTTCCTCGTCGCCGACCTCGACGACGCGGTGCGCGAGCTGCGCGCCGCCGGCCTCGACGTGGACGACCCCGGCCAGACCGATCGGCAGCGCTACGCGCACTTCGTCGCCCCTGACGGCGGACTCTACGAGCTCGTGCAGGAGATCTGA
- a CDS encoding trypsin-like peptidase domain-containing protein yields the protein MERPGEGAGADAAAAAEAGALDAYSRVVTDVAAAVTPHVAAVLVRRGAGSGVVVTDDGFLLTNAHVVGSSTGGEAAFADGTEVGFDVVGSDPLSDLAVLRARGATPPPATLGDADGLRVGQLVVAVGNPLGLAGSVTAGVVSGLGRSLPTRSGRAGRVIEDVIQTDAALNPGSSGGALADATGAVVGINTAVAGIGLGLAVPVNATARRIVSSLIAEGRVRRAYLGLVSTPTPLSPDVAERLGAGRALRIVEVVAGAPADRAGLRPGDVVVTAGRAPVSDAQSLQRLLFADAIGRPLPVTVLRNGAMVDVIAVPAELTG from the coding sequence GTGGAGCGACCGGGCGAGGGAGCGGGAGCCGACGCGGCGGCGGCCGCCGAAGCGGGTGCGCTGGACGCGTACTCCCGGGTGGTGACCGACGTGGCGGCCGCGGTCACGCCGCACGTCGCAGCGGTGCTCGTACGACGGGGTGCCGGATCCGGCGTGGTGGTGACCGACGACGGGTTCCTGCTCACCAACGCCCACGTCGTCGGGTCGTCGACGGGGGGCGAGGCGGCCTTCGCCGACGGCACCGAGGTCGGCTTCGACGTCGTCGGCTCCGACCCGCTCTCCGACCTGGCGGTGCTTCGGGCGCGCGGGGCCACCCCGCCGCCGGCCACCCTCGGCGACGCCGACGGGCTGCGGGTCGGCCAGCTCGTCGTGGCCGTCGGCAACCCGCTCGGCCTCGCCGGCTCGGTCACGGCGGGAGTCGTCAGCGGCCTCGGCAGGTCGCTGCCCACCCGCTCGGGCCGGGCCGGCCGGGTGATCGAGGACGTGATCCAGACCGACGCGGCGCTCAACCCCGGCAGCTCCGGTGGCGCCCTGGCCGACGCCACCGGCGCGGTCGTGGGCATCAACACGGCCGTCGCCGGCATCGGGCTAGGGCTCGCGGTGCCGGTCAACGCCACCGCCCGCCGGATCGTCTCGTCGCTGATCGCCGAGGGCCGGGTGCGCCGCGCCTACCTCGGGCTGGTGTCGACCCCCACCCCGCTGTCCCCCGACGTGGCCGAGCGGCTCGGGGCCGGGCGCGCGCTGCGCATCGTCGAGGTCGTCGCCGGGGCGCCGGCCGACCGGGCCGGACTGCGGCCGGGCGACGTCGTCGTGACCGCCGGGCGGGCGCCGGTCAGCGACGCGCAGAGCCTGCAGCGCCTGCTGTTCGCCGACGCCATCGGCCGGCCGCTGCCGGTCACCGTGCTGCGCAACGGCGCGATGGTCGACGTGATCGCGGTGCCGGCCGAGCTCACCGGCTGA
- a CDS encoding DUF2461 domain-containing protein, which translates to MGSFAGFSDRALELYAGLEADNSREYWARHKPDWEAEVRDPMRALLARLEDEFGPAKMFRPNRDVRFSKDKTPYKTHQGALVPVSEDTVGVGFYVQVDAEGLLAGGGWRSHGTDEIARYRASVDSLAVGSELQRLVAGLQAAGFDVEGDRVATRPRGVPADHPRLELMRARSLMVFRRFGAPDWLATPRAADEVRDAWRAVRPLAEWVGRHVAA; encoded by the coding sequence ATGGGCAGCTTCGCCGGCTTCTCCGACCGCGCGCTCGAGCTCTACGCCGGCCTGGAGGCGGACAACAGCCGGGAGTACTGGGCTCGGCACAAGCCGGACTGGGAGGCGGAGGTCCGCGACCCGATGCGCGCGCTGCTGGCCCGGCTCGAGGACGAGTTCGGCCCGGCCAAGATGTTCCGGCCCAACCGGGACGTGCGCTTCAGCAAGGACAAGACGCCGTACAAGACCCACCAGGGCGCGCTGGTCCCGGTCAGCGAGGACACCGTCGGTGTCGGGTTCTACGTCCAGGTCGACGCCGAGGGCCTGCTCGCCGGCGGCGGCTGGCGCTCGCACGGCACCGACGAGATCGCGCGCTACCGGGCCTCCGTCGACTCCCTGGCCGTCGGCAGCGAGCTGCAGCGGCTGGTCGCGGGGCTCCAGGCAGCGGGCTTCGACGTCGAGGGCGACCGGGTCGCCACCAGGCCGCGCGGGGTGCCGGCCGACCATCCCCGCCTCGAGCTGATGCGGGCCCGCTCCCTGATGGTCTTTCGCCGGTTCGGCGCGCCGGACTGGCTGGCGACGCCACGCGCGGCGGACGAGGTACGTGACGCCTGGCGGGCGGTCCGCCCGCTCGCGGAGTGGGTCGGGCGGCACGTCGCCGCGTGA
- a CDS encoding nucleoside hydrolase: protein MHRLHVDTDIGGDPDDLAALALVAGRPDAELLAITTTVDPGGVRAGYARHVLDLLGLGHVPVAAGAGTTLTERRIDPLPQLWPADLPAAPSPPGAAVRLLAASVRSGATVVAIGPLTNLALLERTEPGLLSGARVVVMGGWLRPPGSDLPAYGPDRDWNMAGDPDAAATVLAAAGDLTQVTLADTLRTSVRAEHLPRLRAAGRVGALLARQAEQYAALRDHGALAAAHAGLPDDLLHFLHDPLTVATALDWPGVTVASTGVGRRAVTAVDGKAFAEWWLSAVELSAQRHRTGRHDVQDG, encoded by the coding sequence GTGCACCGGCTGCACGTCGACACCGACATCGGCGGCGACCCCGACGACCTGGCCGCGCTCGCCCTGGTGGCCGGCCGCCCGGACGCCGAGCTGCTCGCGATCACCACGACGGTGGACCCGGGTGGCGTCCGGGCGGGTTACGCGCGGCACGTCCTCGACCTGCTCGGGCTCGGCCACGTGCCGGTGGCCGCCGGCGCCGGGACGACGCTCACCGAGCGCCGCATCGACCCGCTGCCGCAGCTGTGGCCGGCCGACCTGCCGGCTGCCCCGTCGCCACCGGGCGCCGCGGTCAGGCTCCTCGCGGCGTCGGTCCGCAGCGGCGCGACGGTGGTGGCGATCGGGCCGCTGACCAACCTGGCGCTGCTGGAGCGGACCGAGCCCGGGCTGCTCAGCGGGGCACGGGTCGTCGTCATGGGTGGGTGGCTGCGGCCCCCGGGGAGCGACCTGCCGGCGTACGGCCCGGATCGGGACTGGAACATGGCCGGCGACCCGGACGCCGCGGCCACCGTGCTCGCGGCGGCGGGCGACCTCACCCAGGTCACGCTCGCCGACACCCTGCGCACCTCCGTGCGGGCCGAGCACCTGCCTCGGCTGCGCGCGGCCGGGCGGGTGGGCGCGCTCCTGGCCCGGCAGGCGGAGCAGTACGCCGCGCTGCGCGACCACGGCGCCCTGGCCGCGGCGCATGCCGGCCTGCCCGACGACCTGCTGCACTTCCTGCACGACCCGCTGACGGTCGCGACCGCCCTGGACTGGCCCGGCGTGACGGTGGCCTCGACCGGCGTCGGCCGGCGCGCGGTCACGGCCGTGGACGGGAAGGCTTTCGCCGAGTGGTGGCTCTCGGCGGTCGAGCTGTCGGCACAGCGTCACCGGACCGGACGACATGACGTGCAGGACGGGTGA
- a CDS encoding thioesterase family protein, with product MAGFDEATAVHAAGPGAFDVDLDDAWSIGGKLNGGYLLALLGRAASAAVGSEGHPHPVAASAHFLHAPDPGPARVEVAVLRAGRTLAQVRASLLAGGRSCVESLVTVGALDGATWWDGVPPVQLPAIEQCPRLPVQGPGIEVPLMAVVAEHLDPAVMGWAVGRPSGVGELRGWAAHADGRDPDPVSLLMFVDALPPATFDLGSAGWVPTLELTCHVRAVPAPGPLAIRQRVRHVAGGRVDEECDVWDSTGRLVATGHQLAGLRVTEGQAPAVPR from the coding sequence ATGGCCGGCTTCGACGAGGCGACCGCTGTGCATGCCGCCGGACCCGGCGCGTTCGACGTCGACCTCGACGACGCGTGGAGTATCGGCGGAAAGCTCAACGGCGGCTATCTGCTGGCGCTGCTCGGCCGGGCCGCGAGCGCCGCGGTGGGCAGCGAGGGGCACCCGCACCCGGTCGCCGCGAGCGCGCACTTCCTGCACGCGCCGGACCCGGGGCCGGCCCGGGTCGAGGTCGCGGTCCTGCGGGCCGGCCGGACCCTCGCCCAGGTGCGGGCCTCCCTGCTCGCCGGCGGCCGGTCGTGCGTCGAGTCGCTGGTCACGGTGGGCGCCCTCGACGGCGCGACCTGGTGGGACGGCGTCCCGCCGGTGCAGCTCCCCGCGATCGAGCAGTGCCCCCGGCTGCCGGTTCAGGGGCCTGGCATAGAGGTCCCACTGATGGCCGTCGTCGCCGAGCACCTCGACCCGGCGGTGATGGGCTGGGCGGTGGGACGCCCCAGCGGGGTGGGCGAGCTGCGCGGCTGGGCCGCCCATGCCGACGGCCGCGACCCCGACCCGGTCTCCCTGCTGATGTTCGTCGACGCGCTGCCGCCCGCGACGTTCGACCTGGGCAGCGCGGGCTGGGTGCCGACGCTCGAGCTGACCTGCCACGTCCGCGCGGTGCCGGCACCGGGCCCGCTCGCCATCCGTCAGCGGGTCCGCCACGTCGCGGGCGGCCGGGTCGACGAGGAGTGCGACGTCTGGGACTCGACCGGCCGGCTGGTCGCGACCGGGCACCAGCTCGCCGGCCTGCGGGTCACCGAGGGACAGGCACCGGCCGTCCCGCGCTGA
- a CDS encoding nitronate monooxygenase, whose amino-acid sequence MWRTTDLTRLLGCDVPIVQAPLGGGPGTAELTAAVGTAGGFGVVGGGYLDPDDLADVLARTRSLTDRPFGVNLFLVPPPQRTGSDAARAALSGVAADLGLDVAVPEEPRGLPDPVAQLEVVLDSDARLVTFAFGAPSRAVTTRLHDAGRLVGGTAQSATDARELAGLGVDVVIAQGAEAGGHRGGLPRAAGAGDVPGLLALLPAVVDAVDVPVVAAGGIADGRGVAAALVLGAQAAALGTAFLRTPEAGTAAAYRRALAGADETSTVTTSAFSGRAARGLPNAYVRAFDGEAPVEVPDFPVMNYLSRPLRAASAAAGTAEAQSLWAGQGVGLARELPAAELVAALVAETENALARTCP is encoded by the coding sequence ATGTGGCGGACGACCGACCTAACCCGGCTGCTCGGCTGCGACGTACCGATCGTGCAGGCACCCCTCGGCGGTGGCCCGGGCACCGCCGAGCTGACGGCGGCGGTGGGCACGGCCGGCGGCTTCGGTGTCGTCGGCGGCGGCTACCTCGACCCCGACGACCTGGCCGACGTCCTGGCGCGCACCCGGTCGCTCACCGACCGCCCGTTCGGGGTCAACCTGTTCCTCGTTCCCCCGCCGCAGCGGACCGGGTCGGACGCCGCTCGCGCCGCCCTGTCCGGGGTCGCCGCCGACCTGGGTCTGGACGTCGCCGTCCCCGAGGAGCCGCGCGGGCTGCCCGACCCGGTCGCCCAGCTCGAGGTGGTGCTGGACTCGGACGCCCGGCTGGTGACGTTCGCGTTCGGGGCGCCGTCGCGCGCGGTCACGACGAGGCTGCACGACGCCGGCCGGCTGGTGGGCGGCACCGCGCAGTCGGCGACCGACGCCCGCGAGCTGGCGGGGCTCGGCGTCGACGTCGTCATCGCCCAGGGGGCCGAGGCGGGCGGCCACCGGGGCGGGCTCCCTCGGGCGGCCGGGGCCGGCGACGTACCAGGCCTGCTGGCACTGCTCCCTGCCGTCGTCGACGCCGTCGACGTCCCCGTCGTAGCGGCAGGTGGCATCGCGGACGGCCGCGGCGTGGCGGCCGCCCTCGTGCTGGGAGCGCAGGCCGCGGCGCTGGGCACCGCCTTCCTCCGCACCCCGGAGGCCGGCACCGCGGCGGCCTACCGCCGGGCCCTCGCAGGCGCCGACGAGACGAGCACCGTGACCACCAGTGCCTTCTCCGGCCGGGCCGCCCGCGGGCTGCCGAACGCCTACGTCCGGGCGTTCGACGGGGAGGCGCCGGTCGAGGTGCCGGACTTCCCTGTCATGAACTACCTGAGTCGCCCGCTGCGCGCAGCGTCCGCCGCGGCCGGCACCGCGGAGGCGCAGTCCCTCTGGGCCGGCCAGGGCGTCGGGCTGGCCCGCGAGCTTCCGGCCGCGGAGCTCGTCGCGGCCCTGGTCGCCGAGACCGAGAACGCGCTCGCGCGCACGTGCCCCTGA